A DNA window from Setaria viridis chromosome 2, Setaria_viridis_v4.0, whole genome shotgun sequence contains the following coding sequences:
- the LOC117844405 gene encoding succinate dehydrogenase subunit 3-1, mitochondrial, protein MEKYYSKTKFAPFRDAPFALRGALGSSNTNLEQTRGYTSSPLGALRPKVPPSGRRPLHTSGPLSAPVANRPLSPHLPLKKPQLSATFSISHRIFGVALGVAIISVPLATKFSIMFGV, encoded by the exons ATGGAGAAGTATTACAGTAAAACTAAATTTGCACCCTTCAGAGATGCTCCATTTGCGCTGCGCG GTGCTCTTGGCAGCTCAAACACAAACCTTGAGCAAACTAGGGGCTACACATCTTCTCCTCTAGGAGCTCTGCGACCAAAGGTGCCTCCATCCGGAAGACGCCCCCTGCACACTAGTGGTCCCCTGTCGGCTCCTGTTGCAAACCGCCCATTGTCGCCCCACCTTCCTCTGAAGAAGCCACAGCTGAGCGCTACATTCTCGATCTCCCACCGTATATTCGGTGTCGCACTGGGTGTTGCCATCATATCCGTTCCTCTTGCGACCAAGTTTAGCATCATGTTTGGAGTTTGA
- the LOC117844406 gene encoding uncharacterized protein, with the protein MGAGVIPASSSGGGEGDVMYMRARFELVVGSRDSEAFYMMNPDRAWLQQPSSHAGHDGWPQLMSSGGGYGSCSCLGAPATTTTTTWFQSWSDLLWRETVKGHGGLAGSVWG; encoded by the exons ATGggcgccggcgtcatccccgcgtccagcagcggcggcggcgagggcgacgtCATGTACATGCGCGCGCGGTTCGAGCTCGTGGTGGGCTCCCGCGACTCGGAGGCGTTCTACATGATGAACCCGGACAGGGCATGGCTCCAGCAGCCGTCTTCGCACGCCGGCCATGATGGGTGGCCGCAGCTCATGTCCAGCGGTGGCGGCTATGGCTCCTGCAGTTGCCTTGGCGCGCCGGCCACCACGACCACGACAACATGGTTTCAATCCTGGTCGGATTTGCTCTGGAG GGAGACTGTCAAAGGCCATGGTGGATTAGCTGGGAGTGTTTGGGGGTAA
- the LOC117843470 gene encoding putative disease resistance protein RGA3 — translation MKMEENGWSLPAAISRMVGKLRFYLGNSIDSSKFKGTMKMLDLLEEKLILLQDKNQQRVSTDREEEMGAWLLQVKEAADDAEELVKDMESGESAIPDVIIWFRSDSSNLLRMKYTIGRLVSVFTEGESLLGMPNLDEDVLESMRNDSASSTPDHVYVVGRDKEIAMILDMVLEDAHFKVVTSLESWASADTLQISQKGWIIETLQNINPSQQRHEDAEVSPYPKEMGGTIEYTQVCNNTVSELMNPMIIPMVGISGVGKTTLAQHIFNDKRIQKHFQGQSAWIYCTDNIRKEELMTKILVSLQPQYKILDLGFDLNSLHNQLQSFIEGKRFFIVLDDVSDDIRAVWGDVRSVLSRGAPGSVILVTTQLYGVASIMGTTAPIFLNPLQYDDLWKIFKHHAFFGNQSTEALESIGRKIAKKLHGLPLAAIMVAVSLRNCLDEVHWNILLKSWWWSVSSNSLGIHIAASLGVCYCELPSYLRQCLVYCSIFPRNYIFGKYELIQMWIANGFVELYNTTGPRSLEDVAAEWFDELVNRCFLQPTFWELRYVMHDLVRDFAIALTSNEHRAGDCELVDLPQSIRHLSINMHNMNVSWGDYNIKNLRSLMLFGGLCDSSSSECYTTVDSLLERSYGTVDRLSEISYDNVDSISEGCSDAIDNEHADISFKRSCVNIGSILRRSTSLRLLNLSNMMPNAATTCFDNHLLVEDHVAAFARFIARHHMLPHLTHLRYLDFSYSGITELPDTLCTLCNLQVLGLRSCRFTQLPGSMNSLISLRHLHADADTIALIHGIGGLTKLQDLQEFRVKAEDGHRITELRDMRYIEGSLCISDLQRVANQTEASQANLSRKEGIICLHLKWDINQSLRGKYNHFGRELSQYAKGQKELLHASSLQKNYMASDISGSVVNPSEVSTPDQAIDILQCLTPPRNLQKLKIFGYPGCSFPDWVQCLRYIQVIEISHCIELQVLPPIGQLEHLKKLKSYELPSIKDVNSDVYGSSNVVFQSLEELTFGSMVKWENWADAENRELFPNLQKLQINRCYNLRRLPFMALSIAIKELSLSGCGSYSGTVSSYLHRLTCLTHLKVNDCSQKLTLPCQKLVSLEYLHLSNCKELCFEGGILCMNNLKALHISSCHLVRLSLEEELTRLLSGWASMFGEEQALVLKTTILQIVKEAGMKSRDIHLPVSAVAGLSKKSDRKRRDTQHKQEHIHVMQSLTDLTMDNLSQSLNLDNILCKLSTLRTLCLYKVHNISVLQEQWLEQIKSLQELEFHSCDLLRKLPSNLAALSSLKKLSLQSCSQIHSLPSKGLPWNLKELQMLGCSPMLEARCQKEDGEIWVKKKIQEQQKRTVLANEFWRGWQEYEEQWVQCAGEQQKNKGEWLMNEEEDWLKQHSAVEPVSNVDVWLKARGEDWPKIAHIPYIRVNGDIIQNLYH, via the coding sequence ATGAAGATGGAAGAGAATGGATGGTCTCTGCCAGCAGCCATCAGCAGGATGGTCGGGAAGCTGCGATTCTATCTGGGAAACAGCATTGATTCAAGCAAGTTTAAGGGCACCATGAAGATGCTCGATTTGTTGGAGGAGAAGCTCATACTCCTCCAAGACAAGAATCAGCAGCGCGTCAGTACAGACAGAGAAGAAGAGATGGGTGCGTGGCTACTGCAGGTGAAGGAGGCTGCAGATGACGCAGAAGAGCTGGTCAAGGACATGGAGAGCGGTGAGTCTGCAATTCCTGATGTCATAATTTGGTTCCGTTCTGATAGCAGTAACCTCCTCAGAATGAAATATACCATCGGCAGACTTGTTAGCGTGTTCACTGAAGGTGAATCCCTTCTTGGCATGCCTAACCTGGATGAGGATGTCCTGGAAAGCATGCGGAATGATAGTGCTTCGTCAACTCCTGATCATGTCTATGTTGTTGGTCGGGATAAGGAAATAGCTATGATATTGGATATGGTATTGGAGGATGCTCATTTTAAGGTGGTGACGTCACTTGAAAGCTGGGCAAGTGCTGACACCTTACAAATTTCTCAGAAAGGATGGATCATTGAGACCCTCCAAAACATCAATCCATCTCAGCAGAGACATGAAGATGCAGAAGTATCACCTTACCCAAAAGAAATGGGTGGCACCATAGAATATACCCAGGTGTGCAATAATACTGTTAGTGAACTGATGAACCCTATGATCATTCCGATGGTTGGAATTAGCGGGGTTGGTAAAACAACCCTTGCGCAGCACATTTTCAATGACAAAAGGATCCAGAAGCACTTTCAGGGTCAATCTGCATGGATCTATTGTACTGACAACATCAGAAAGGAAGAATTGATGACAAAGATCTTGGTATCTTTGCAGCCTCAATATAAGATTCTAGATCTTGGGTTCGATCTGAACAGCCTCCACAATCAACTTCAGAGTTTCATAGAAGGAAAGAGGTTTTTTATTGTACTTGATGATGTGTCTGATGACATCCGTGCAGTATGGGGTGATGTAAGAAGTGTACTAAGCAGAGGTGCACCTGGAAGTGTTATCTTAGTGACAACCCAACTGTATGGTGTGGCCAGCATTATGGGGACAACAGCTCCAATTTTTTTGAATCCTCTACAGTATGATGACTTGTGGAAAATTTTTAAGCATCATGCATTTTTCGGTAATCAAAGTACAGAAGCCCTGGAGTCAATTGGGAGAAAAATTGCTAAAAAATTACATGGACTTCCTTTAGCAGCAATAATGGTCGCGGTATCATTGAGAAATTGTTTAGATGAAGTGCACTGGAATATACTTTTAAAGAGCTGGTGGTGGAGTGTTTCAAGTAACAGTTTGGGCATCCACATTGCAGCTTCTCTTGGGGTCTGTTATTGTGAATTACCTTCATATTTGAGGCAGTGCTTGGTTTATTGCTCGATATTTCCTAGGAATTATATATTTGGAAAATATGAGTTGATCCAAATGTGGATAGCTAATGGTTTCGTGGAGCTATACAACACTACTGGTCCCAGAAGTTTGGAGGATGTAGCTGCTGAATGGTTTGATGAACTTGTTAATAGGTGCTTTCTGCAACCTACATTTTGGGAACTCCGATATGTTATGCATGATTTGGTTAGAGATTTTGCAATTGCCCTAACTTCTAATGAGCATCGTGCTGGTGATTGTGAGCTGGTAGATCTTCCACAAAGTATCCGCCATTTATCCATAAATATGCATAATATGAACGTGTCATGGGGAGACTATAACATTAAAAATTTGCGATCACTAATGTTGTTTGGCGGGTTATGTGACAGCAGCTCTAGTGAATGCTACACCACTGTTGATAGCCTTCTGGAGAGGTCTTATGGCACCGTTGATCGCCTTTCAGAGATATCCTATGACAATGTTGATAGCATTTCTGAGGGGTGTTCTGATGCAATTGATAATGAACATGCTGACATCAGTTTCAAGAGATCTTGTGTGAATATTGGAAGTATTTTAAGAAGATCAACAAGCCTGCGCTTATTGAACTTGTCTAACATGATGCCCAATGCTGCAACAACATGCTTTGATAACCATCTACTTGTTGAAGATCATGTTGCAGCATTTGCGAGGTTTATTGCAAGACATCACATGCTGCCGCATTTGACTCACCTCAGATACTTAGATTTTTCATACAGTGGGATTACTGAACTTCCTGATACATTATGTACCTTGTGCAATCTCCAGGTTCTTGGCTTGCGGAGCTGTAGATTCACACAGTTACCAGGAAGCATGAACTCATTAATTAGCCTGAGACACTTACATGCAGATGCAGATACAATCGCTCTAATTCATGGCATTGGAGGGCTCACAAAGCTCCAAGATTTGCAAGAATTCCGTGTTAAAGCAGAGGATGGCCACAGAATAACTGAGTTAAGGGACATGAGGTACATTGAAGGTTCCCTTTGTATATCAGATCTTCAGAGGGTGGCCAATCAAACAGAGGCAAGTCAGGCTAACTTATCCAGAAAGGAAGGTATTATTTGTTTACATCTAAAATGGGACATAAACCAATCTTTGAGGGGTAAATATAACCATTTCGGAAGGGAGTTGAGTCAGTATGCTAAAGGTCAAAAAGAACTACTTCATGCTAGCTCACTTCAGAAGAATTATATGGCTTCAGATATTTCAGGATCAGTTGTGAATCCATCAGAGGTATCTACACCTGATCAAGCCATCGACATACTACAATGTTTGACACCACCTAGGAATTTGCAAAAGCTGAAAATTTTTGGGTACCCAGGGTGTTCTTTTCCAGACTGGGTGCAATGCCTCAGGTATATCCAAGTTATTGAGATAAGCCACTGCATAGAACTGCAAGTACTTCCGCCTATAGGACAGCTGGAGCATCTAAAGAAATTGAAGTCATATGAGTTGCCTTCCATAAAAGATGTCAATTCTGATGTATATGGAAGCTCAAATGTGGTCTTTCAATCTTTGGAGGAGCTGACTTTTGGATCCATGGTGAAATGGGAAAACTGGGCAGATGCAGAGAATAGAGAATTATTTCCAAACCTGCAAAAGCTGCAGATAAATAGATGCTACAACCTGAGGAGACTACCTTTTATGGCCTTGAGCATAGCTATCAAAGAACTTTCACTTTCAGGTTGTGGTTCATATTCTGGTACGGTATCAAGTTATTTGCATCGGTTAACTTGTCTCACACATTTAAAGGTAAATGATTGCTCACAAAAGTTAACCCTTCCATGTCAAAAACTGGTATCACTAGAATACTTGCACCTTTCAAATTGTAAGGAGCTCTGCTTTGAGGGTGGAATTCTTTGTATGAACAATTTGAAAGCACTACATATTTCCAGCTGCCACTTAGTCAGGTTATCCCTAGAAGAAGAGCTCACTCGCCTGCTCTCGGGTTGGGCATCAATGTTCGGAGAAGAGCAGGCACTTGTTCTTAAAACCACTATTCTTCAGATAGTCAAAGAGGCAGGCATGAAAAGTAGGGATATCCACCTTCCCGTTTCTGCTGTAGCTGGATTATCCAAAAAATCAGACAGAAAAAGGAGAGATACACAACATAAACAAGAGCACATTCACGTTATGCAGTCTCTCACTGACCTTACAATGGATAACCTTTCCCAGTCTCTAAATCTCGATAATATCCTTTGCAAGCTTTCAACACTCCGTACTCTATGTCTTTACAAGGTTCATAATATATCTGTTCTTCAAGAACAGTGGCTTGAGCAAATTAAGTCCCTACAGGAGCTGGAGTTTCATAGTTGCGACCTACTCAGGAAGCTCCCATCGAATTTGGCTGCTTTGTCATCCTTGAAGAAGTTGAGTCTACAGTCATGTTCCCAAATTCACTCATTACCATCGAAAGGTCTACCATGGAACCTAAAGGAATTGCAGATGCTAGGTTGCTCACCTATGCTAGAGGCACGATGCCAGAAGGAAGATGGAGAGATatgggtgaagaagaagatacaGGAACAGCAGAAGCGGACAGTTCTGGCAAATGAGTTCTGGCGAGGATGGCAGGAGTACGAGGAACAGTGGGTCCAATGTGCGGGTGAGCAGCAGAAGAATAAGGGAGAGTGGTTGATGAATGAAGAAGAGGACTGGCTGAAGCAGCATAGTGCGGTAGAGCCAGTAAGTAATGTAGACGTGTGGCTCAAGGCAAGAGGAGAAGACTGGCCAAAGATTGCTCACATTCCGTATATCCGTGTGAATGGAGATATCATACAGAATCTTTATCACTGA